Part of the Chanos chanos chromosome 5, fChaCha1.1, whole genome shotgun sequence genome, GCACCTCTTACAGGCCTGTCAGAGCAGCTCACCTCTTCATTCTCAGGCCCTGAttgtcagtgtgactgtgtgtgtgtgtgtgtgtgtgtgtgtgattgagatgGAAAGATAGATGgaatagatggatagatagacggggaatgagagagtgagagagagtgagagagtgagtgagtgagagagtgagagagtgagtgagtgagagagagtgagagagtgagtgagtgagagagagagagagagagagagagagagagagagagagagagagaaaggatggtTTCCTCAGGGGTTCAATAGTGCTAAATCCCACATTCAGAGCACTGTCCACTCTTTGAGATGCTTCTGTTAGGTCACAGGATCTATTatcagtatatatatgtgtgcatgtatgtatgtgtttgtgtccataCTATTTGACTGTTgacagttttacttttttatataGTTTATGGTTAGAtgtatgtctgtacatgtgtgtgagtgtatgagctTTAGTGTTTATAGGATATGTATGGTTTTCTGAATGTGGGGAAATTCACGTATTTAGTGTTCTTTGGGCTTATCcctgattgtctgtgtgtatgtgtgtgtgtgtgtgtgtgtgtgtgtgtgtgtcccacaaTCCTAGTGCTTTTGTAGTGCTGcaataaatgtgtatgtgtgtgtgtttgtagaatgtgtatgtgtacttttTGATAgtacatgtaagtgtgtgtgtgtatgtagttcATGTGTGTTGGCCATCTTTCTGACAGTATGCATGAGTGCActtgtagtagtgtgtgtgtaaatcaatGTTCGTTGGGCATGTGCCTGATAGTGTGAAATATCCAGTCCATCTTGGTGGTCCACCCGCCATGGTGAGCGTCATTCATCTGTTTGGTGAAGTACTCCAGTGCCTCCTGCTGGCTTTTCTCCAGGGCCAGTGTCTTACGCAGGTACGCTATGTCATCAAAGCTCTGCAGCTCTGGCATGCCACAGCCCAGCAACAGCGAGAACAAGTTTATAAAGAGACTAGCATGCTGACGAATGGCCAGGTAGGCCTTATAGCACATCTCCTGAAACCTGAGAGAAATGACACAGGGACATCAATTTACTGTCGAGTTCATACATGTATCTACAGCAGAACAAACAGACACCTATGTCCATATATCAATATAGAAACTCaagttcctctgtgtgtgtatgtgtgtgtgtgtgtgtgtgtgtgtgttttgctataTAATCAAACCTTTCAAACTCCTTTGTCTTGGTACATTCCTGGACACCTTTGCTTATGACGATGAGGAAGTCTTGTGTCAGGACAAAGGGGACTCGCTCTCTCTTATAGCCAAACTTTTTCTTCTTATGGTCCAAAAAGTGACCGAAGTCTATGTGGAAAAGCTGAGAGACaagtacagaaagagagagagagagagaaagagaaatagtaTGATCACTTATTTCATTTTGTCCAGTTTCACATTCAACTATTTGTTATTCAGTCACTTCTCTAGACAGAAATCACATGTTAACTATCACTAGGacaaatcattttctttctgatagtaaatgtaagtgtgtgtgtgtgtgtgtgtgtgtgttcagtacctGTCCATTTTCTTTGACCATAATATTGCTGTTGTGTCTGTCTCCAATGCCCAGGATGAACGTAGCAACACAGTAGCCTGCACAGGAACGAGTGAACAAATCTATCGCTCTGTCATACCTgttggagagagtgaaggatAAGTAaccatagatagatagacagatagatagatagatagatagatagatagatagatagatagatagatagatagatagaaaggcAGACATACGCCTCTCCTTTGTTCTTGTCTTTTATCCAGTGGTGTAGTGTGTTGCTGTTGAATTGCAGCGCCCCCTTCAGGCCTCCTTTACACTGAATTTGCATGATGGTGTGAGAGTTCTTCACTACCTCTATCAGACCAACACAGTCCCCAATGGACAAACAGCCATAGGGTAACATCCTGTACcgtaagacagagaaagagagagattctatTCACGTATTTACACACATAATGAAACAGACATAGAGATCATTTACTTAGAgcactgttgtatgtgtgtgtgtgtgtgtgtgtgtgtgtgtgtgtgtgtgtgtgtgtgtgtgtgtgtgcctgtctgtctgtctgtggtttttgtgtgaGCATTTTTGGACATCAGGTTATCAGAGTGTTTTGATATTGAATTAAGATTGTACTGATAAATTACTAGGGAGTCATAAAGGATGAGAAAAGGAGGCGTTGATTGGTTGAAATACTCACCGGAGATCAAGGCCCTGGTTCTGCCAAATATTCTCCATAATTTTAATGATTTGAAGAGTCAGCATATCCTGCCTGAGATCtgtagaccacacacacacacacacacacacacatacaaataatgGCATGTTAAGAATGTGTGGTAATGGAAGATAATGTATTGCATGATTAGAGCCAGTAAATAACACACTCCTACCTAAAGCTGTCAAGATTAATTTGTCTGTTAGTTTAAGATCCATATTGACTCAATATATAGACTAAATTATGCTGAATTTTCCACAGTACAAAACATAGAAAACATCaatgctaaaataaaaacagtgaataTTCCTCTTTTAAGAATCACTTGTTATTGATGACTTTCATGCCAGTCCCTGAGGTGGAATTTTTAAAGTCATTCATCCTTGTTTTGATCTGTGACAGTTTTACTCCCAGTGGGCCTGATTTGTATTTTCACTCCATGCGGTTGGGACAAATTTGTGGTGCTCATTTTAGTCTGGCTGGTATGTATCACTGACTAATCTCACAATGGCCTCGCTACCTTCTGGAAGGTTTAGTGGAATGCTTTTGATGTGCTTGTTTATTCTAAAATTCCTCTTATTGCTCTCTGTCTATTAAAACTTCATCATTTTGTGTCCAGTCTGCCAGTAGAGAATTATCACGCTCCAGGTGGGATCTGAACATCATGCAGTGTATGTCTGATGGGTCATCAGCTGCCAGGGGACTCCTTGCCATCAGAGTTAGAGAATGCAGGCACTTAGAAGCCTTAGTCACAGTCTTAACAACAGAGCTCAGCTCTGACTTCATTGCCTTGGCAGAACACTAAGGTATTTGGAACTCATCGTCACGGGAACAGCTTGTCTGTCCAGGGTGAGAAAGAGTAGCTAGGGCAGGCTTTAGCTGAATAGATTCTTCATTTAGTGGACTTCTCTCCATTGGTTTACTCTTTCCTGTCTGTCTAACGCTGAGTTGCGGTTTTCGGTGTCTACAAGCGTTATAGCATGAGATAAATTATATTAACATTTCATAATCTTATATAAGGCTTAAAAGAGCTCTAGCTTCTTGTTTTCCAAGGCTTAAATTCTGTAAGtgtagtcattttttttttcatctgaagtGGAGTCTTTAAGCaccacttcatttttttccccctaactCCTGgttttccttcattttattaacaaacctacacacaaaagcacacacaactTTCAGGAATTCTAACACGTCCCCTTCTCTAAACACTCTTAAGGGTGTTGACGctatatgaataaataatgatatTAATAAGTCATATGATGCAGTGGCTTTCCTTTTACACTCTGAGATAAAAGCTCCATCTgtcttttaaacacacacacaaacacacgcacacacacacacacacacacacacacagacacacagacacacagctgtctcaccGTCTCCATTTTTGAAGATGATCTCATTGTTGGTAAAGAGCAGCTCACTCATGATGTCAGGGTTCTCCCAGTTGAGCCATAGGGGCCTTTTTGCTGACGACATGATTCTACACTCCtctaacctgagagagagagagagagagagagagaaggacagagaaagacagaaaaggacagagaaatacagaggcAGAAATTTGAGATTATAATGGGAGGAAGTGTGAGGAGCGGTAGAAGGAGGTTATCGAAGGACAAATACAttcccaccaaaaaaaaatagagagaagacTATCAGGGGCAAAACCTCAGACTTCTGTATATCCTGTAAGTGCTGCATTATTTATTAGCTGAGAGAAACTgtctcattttttcttctttggctAAGGTTTGTACAAACATGGGAaatggaggggtgtgtgtgtgtgtgtgtgtgtccaggtctgtgtgtgtgtacctgaggtTTCCCAGCTGGTGTACTGGGTTTAAAGGGGAGACAAAACCTTGAAGTGCTTCCATGTAGTCTGGTCGAGACATGTGTTCAACAAGGAACTTCATCTGCGTCTGTGACAGCCAACAGGAGCACAGGGCATTAGCCTTCTCTGAAACATCATACAGTTCTCCAAAACGCAAATATACAGAGACCTAAAACCTGTTACGGTGCATTTGCTGAACATAAAGAAGAGAAAGTTCTGCCTGTGATATCAGTTAGAAGCTCTTACACACAAACTGAATGGAAAGGCTGAGGCGATCTGATGTACAATCCAGCAGTGTCGGCATGACTAACACTGTCTTTTTCAATTCAAAACTGAGAAATGATAACATAGCTGACACCATTCCAGTTCTGTCATGGctgcaccaaacacacacacacatattaaagaAGAAGACTGTTCTGCAGCAGGGTTAAGTCACAcattaagacattttttgtgCTAAGTCCTGGCTGTAAAGTGTTGTTTATAgtggcagagacacacactcacacactgactggcCTGCTttcacacagacgcacgcgcgcgcacacacacacacacacacacacacacacacacacacatactggcctgctttcacacacacatacacacacgcacacacacacacacacacacacacactgactggcctgctttcacacagacacatgcacacacagacacacacacacacacacacacacactgactggctTGCTTTCTGCAACAGCTGTTAGTAGTCACAGTTTTTCTGTCAGATAGAAATATCTAGAGCTGAGAGTATCAGTGTCACATCACAGTATGACACCTCTTCGTTGGCAAAAAAGGACATTTGGGAGAAATTTCTCTAGCAGCACCTCCATTCCCTTATTGGAAGTGTCTCTACAGAACAAAAGAGCActgtccttttcctctcttaaaAGGCCCGTAAAATACAAATTTAATTTGCTCAGCTtggttttactgtgtgaaaatgaaatagaaattGAAAGGCTTTGAGACAGCTCCCAGATTTCAGCTGCTACATAAAATATAAGTGGGGAGAGGTTAAGCAAAAGTAGGGGCGGAGGTTTGAATTTTTGATGTGAGTGTTAAAAAATGTCAACCCTCATCAGCAGCAGTACCCAAcgtgtcatgtttcagtgtcatTCGGTGTTGACAGCTGGGGGCCGGAggtggagaggtgtgtgttgtcAAGGTGACCCACCTTCTGTGTCTCGtcctttttctcctgtttgagAGTGTCAGTTAGGTTGACCAGTTTGTCCATAGCCTCCACCTGTCTGTTCAGGTGTTTTAGATACATGCCGCAGCCCCTACAGAAGGCCTCCAACAGGAGCCCAAAACGCCGCGACACTGTCTTATTGTGCATCTCTGAcctgcacatacacgcacacacaattaaacacacatgatcatcatcatcatcatcatcatcatcatcatgacaatcatcgtcatcatcatcatcatcaccaccttCTTCTATGTCATCACCTCTATACTTTATCTTGatctcttattttcattttcttattttcttcttcattaAAATCACATACCTAATACATGCAGACATTTGACATCATATCATTATGTTCAAATTGTCAGAACTCAGAAAtcatcttaacacacacacacatacacacacacacacacacacacacacacacacacacacacacacacacagatttttatCTTAATCATGTCAGACCTGGTACAGGTACACAAACAGCCTTCATCTTACTCACTTTAAATGCCAGAAGAAGAAGTGTCCTattctctgattggtcagtgctTTCTTAATGAGGAATCGTGCCAGGGGGTTATCCAGGTACATCTCGTACTTCAACACCTATCATAAAGCGAgtgagacagacggacagagagacagagtgaaattcATTCATAAAGACAGGCAGTGAGTATACATGCATAtttgcatgcatacatgcaacATTAGCATGCACACGTTCACACACGCAGACCTGTACGAGTTGGAGCAGGTACTGGCTGAGTTTGTCGTCAGTCAGTCCCTGTACCAGGCAGCGGAGCGCGAACTCTCGGACCATGGGGTCCGGAAAATTACAGTCCAGTAACTCCAGAGCACTCTCAGGCTGCATCAGTGGCCAGTCCCGCAACAAACAGTACATctgtaaacaacagaaaagatcAACAAACAGTACATctgtaaacaacagaaaatatcaataaacattacatctgtaaataacagaaaaaatcaacaaacagtACATCTGTAAACAACAGAGAAGATCAATAAACATTATGTCTGTAGACAACAAGATCAAGAATGTTGAGGGATTTGGGTATGAAACTGACAGATTGTTAAAATAGTGATTACATATGgaattttatttaatatattaatgcgtttcttcttcttctttttggatTTGTACCTGTGACACCTCATCCCGAGAATTCCATTTGACGGACAGCAGTAGTTTGGGAAGGCTTTCTGGAATATTCACACAGTAATGCCTAGAGAAAAAGAGGGCAACAGTTCGTCTGTCTGTGCATATCATAAGCTGTTCAATAATTCATCGGTTTTGTGAGGTCTGTAGAGGAGGTGAACCATGTTAATCAGCAGTGTTCTAACATTagtgcgcacatacacacacacacacacacacacacacacagatcagaagAGCATTGTTTTAGTTTGTGGACCTGTGTCTCCAGAGGAagtctttctcctgctctgacAGCTCATAGAGTGGATCTCTGCTGCACAGAGTTCGCAACTGCTCCGCATCCACCTGTGAGACCGTGCTGTCACATGCCAGACGACTGCTCTGGTTTAGGCAAGACAACAATAACGACATTAATATGATGTTATTTCAACAGTAACAATATAATCAACATAATGTTGGTTTTAATACAATTTTAATCACAGCTCACAGGACTGTTATCACAGTCAGTGTTGTCAACCTCACTGACCCCATTGTGATTACTTATCACTGTCCACTTCAACAACATCAGCTGACAAACATTTCagctctcccctctctgtctctgtctctttctctctctttctctgccccccacccccttcatgcatgtgtgtgtgtgtgtgtgtgtgtgtgtgcgcgcgtgcgtgcatgcgtgggtgggtgtgtgtctcaccaGGCCTAGACAGTAGTTGTAGCCCAGTTCTCTGGAGATGGTCCAGTTGGCGTGTTCTTCAATCTGTTGCTCGTCAGGGAAAATCACAGTCTGATTAAAACAGGAGAATTCTAACTCCACACAGGGAGTCTcctacagagaaacacagagagagagagagagagagagagacagacagaca contains:
- the LOC115811328 gene encoding phosphatidylinositol 4,5-bisphosphate 3-kinase catalytic subunit alpha isoform, translated to MAPRPSSGELWGLHLMPPRILVDCCLPNGMLVSLECLREAPLISIKQQLFSEARKYPLYHLLQEESCYIFVGVTQEAEREEFYDETRRLCDLRLFHPILKVIEPLGNREEKILNREIGFAIGMPICEFELMKDPEVQDFRRSILSVCREAMEEREGGGAHTQALYVYPPNVESSPDLPQHIFSKLDKGRLIVTIWVIVSPSNSKQKYTLKITHDCLPEQLIAEAIRKKTRSMHLSAQQLRLCVQEYQGQYILKVCGCDEYLLEKYPLSQYKYIRSCITVGRLPHLMLVSKDSLYSQLPGNSFIAPSYSRRTPQPSPCPGGGDPSAPRSLWAFNTLLRVRLLCATYVNVNIRDIDKIYVRTGIYHGGEPLCDNVNTQRVPCSNPRWNEWLSYDIYLTDLPRSARLCLSICSVKGRKGAKEEHCPLAWGNVNLFDYKDTLVSGKVALSLWPVPHGLEDLLNPIGVAGSNPNKETPCVELEFSCFNQTVIFPDEQQIEEHANWTISRELGYNYCLGLSSRLACDSTVSQVDAEQLRTLCSRDPLYELSEQEKDFLWRHRHYCVNIPESLPKLLLSVKWNSRDEVSQMYCLLRDWPLMQPESALELLDCNFPDPMVREFALRCLVQGLTDDKLSQYLLQLVQVLKYEMYLDNPLARFLIKKALTNQRIGHFFFWHLKSEMHNKTVSRRFGLLLEAFCRGCGMYLKHLNRQVEAMDKLVNLTDTLKQEKKDETQKTQMKFLVEHMSRPDYMEALQGFVSPLNPVHQLGNLRLEECRIMSSAKRPLWLNWENPDIMSELLFTNNEIIFKNGDDLRQDMLTLQIIKIMENIWQNQGLDLRMLPYGCLSIGDCVGLIEVVKNSHTIMQIQCKGGLKGALQFNSNTLHHWIKDKNKGEAYDRAIDLFTRSCAGYCVATFILGIGDRHNSNIMVKENGQLFHIDFGHFLDHKKKKFGYKRERVPFVLTQDFLIVISKGVQECTKTKEFERFQEMCYKAYLAIRQHASLFINLFSLLLGCGMPELQSFDDIAYLRKTLALEKSQQEALEYFTKQMNDAHHGGWTTKMDWIFHTIRHMPNEH